From Sphaeramia orbicularis unplaced genomic scaffold, fSphaOr1.1, whole genome shotgun sequence:
tctgacacagtggaccataccataatgattgagagactgagggacctggtagggacgtcaggtcctgtgctagactggttctcctcttacctgaccggcagaagcttcactgtgtcaataaacaacttccaatctgactcagcggatctactgtgtggtgtgccccaaggctctgtcctgggaccagtgctattcttactctatgtcctcccacttggccacattatccgacagtacagtgatgtctcctatcatctattcgcggatgacatccagatatactgctcctttaactcctctgagccccacaaactgagttccttaatcatctgcttgtcagagctgaagcagtggctaaatgagaacagcctccagctgaactccagtcaaacacagaccctcatcactgacccggacagtgcaatcccagggatcaaacatcaccttggagacctgagttcctcggtaaagtccaaactgaggaatctgggcgtcatctttgaccaggacatgtctttagaattctactccaaacacctggtgaaaaactgtttcttccacctacgcaacatctccaaactcagatctatggtgtccacaaatgagctcgagatgatcgttcacgcttttgtgtcttctggcttagactactgcaacagcctgtttacatgcttaaacaagaaggagctggcccgtctacagtttgtccagaactctgctgaagccttctgacccgcacaaacaggagaacccacatcactcccatccttaaatctctccactggctactgttctatatcgtcttcatttcaaaattctggtgctaactttccgggccctacatggccaggcccctgcatacattgcttccctgatccagccctacagctcgactcgtagcctgaggtcttcaggacagcacctgctgatggttccacacacctgctgatggttccacacacctgctgatggttccacacacctgctgatggttccacggacctgttttagcacacgcggtgacaggtctgttaaagctgtggaccacatctatggaatgacctgcctctacacctacggtccatggactctgcacagagctttaagaaacacctccaaaccctcctgttcaaaaaagctttttagtctcccacctgacccaggaccaccacaaactgattatactctatgtattcatcataacgtactccatgtgtcatcccccgacccccccccccccccccccagtctctctatatctctattgctctctcttttctcctcctttactctctctctctttaaccccaactggtccaggcagacgtccatccttcaggagtctgggtctgctccaggtttctgctgttaaagggaagtttttccttccactgtcaccaatcacaagtgtttgcccctgaaggattctgttgggtctggaaacttaatttgattctgatttgaattgataaagcactttgtgactctgtctgtgaaaagtgctctagaaataaaatttacttacttacttacttacaaactGTGACGAGCACAGAAGTCCAAGAACAGAACACCCCTGGGGTTCAGATCGGGGGGggcgttcctccccatcacccccctccaggtctcactgtcattgcccacgTGGACGTTGAAGTCCCCCAGGAGAACACTGGAGTCCCCAGTTGCAGCACAATCCAgtacccctcccagggactccaagaaggtctggtactctgcactgctgttgggCCCGTAGGCCCAGACAACCCTGTCCCCGCCCTGAAGGCGCAGGGACACCACCCTCtggttcaccggggtgaactccaacacatgacggctgagctgaggggctatgaccaCGCCCACACCAGCCCACCGCCGCTGACCACAGGCAATgtcagagaagtggagagtccagcccctctggaggggttgggttccagagtccagcccctctggaggggttgggttccagagccccaCCTGTGTGTAGAGGTGAGTCCCATTAGATCTAGACGGTATCtgtcaacctccctcacaagctccgccTTCTCCCCCCAGTGAAGTGACCCTAGAGccagactctgtgtccggggatgGGGTCGTCCAGCCCCCTGCCGTCCACTGCCACCCAGTCCACACTGCACCCAGCCCCTACagctccctcggtgggtggtgagtccaccggagggcagACCCATGttgctccttcgggctgggcctgGCCGGGCCCAGTGGGTAAAGGCCCGGCCACCAAGTGCTCACTTTtgagccccaaccccgggcctggctccagggtggggcctgGCTGGGCCATGTCGGGTGACATCACGTTCTTTAGATCTTTCTTCTTCGTAGGGGCTTTtgatttaccctcagtctacgttcaaatcttcacctgtggtcatgagctttgggtcaggacccaaaagaccagatccaggatacaagcggtccacatgagtttcctccatagggtgggtgggtccagagtagaaccactgctcctccacatccagaggaaccagctgaggtggatcagacagctGGTTCAGATCCTTCTGGACTCCAACCTAGgaaggtgttctgggcatgtcccaccaggaggaggagtctgaggagagggaggagtctgggcatccctgcttagactgttaccccgtgacccggcccccagtaagaggaagagaatggatggattgtGTGTTTCCTCTTTTATTTAAGGTGGTATTGtgtgtttcttcagtttttttaagGTGGCGTTTTGGTGTTCCTCAGTGTATGAGTCCTTCTGCTTCACTCCAGACTTCTACCCAGACTCTCAGACCAgctgtttcctgtgtgttttaaGGTGGTGtgctgtttctttcttttatttaagGGGGTATTGCTGTGTTCCAGGGTCCTCGGTGTATAAGGCCTTCTTCTTCACTCCAGACTTCTACCCAGACTCTCAGACCGGATGCTTCCACACCCACGTCTGCTTCTGTACACCTGGTCATGTGACCTACCACGACCCGCCTCTGCTGTTCGACCTATCCAAGGACCCGTCGGAGACCACACCCCTAACCCCGGACACCGACCCCGCCTACGGCGCCATCCTGGAGGCCATGAAGGAGGCGGAGCTAAGGCACCGACGCTCAGTGACGCCGGTGGAGAGTCAGATGAGTTTAGGACACCTGATGTGGAAACCATGGCTTCAGCCCTGCTGCTCCAGCTTCAGCCGCCTCTGCAGGTGTGACCAGGACCAGTAGGACCAGGCCCATCTGAGGTGCCCTGCTCAGACCCGGTCCAGACCTGCTCAgacctggtccagtcctggtccagaCCTGAATCCTTCCTCATTCTCTggactcttttttttccacactgtaaaaaatagacCCTGACTGTAGGCTTGGACTTATCATTTACTTTTTTTGACAGATGTAACTTTTCATGTTCCCATAACAGCTGTTTTTTTCTAAAAGCACATAGCAACAAATTTAGCAacttaaaaacaaatcaaaaactaAAATTATGAGTTTGCAAAAAATGTTGTGAACTTaatgaaataaactaaaacttattttatttttgaacataaataaaactttaaaactagaaaaaaaacaatgaaatgaatgtTTGTTCTAGTCAGGGTTGGATTCAGGTTCTAGAACCACAGTTAAAGGAAACAGATGTTAAGATAATACAGTGGGTTAGCCTTAGCATGCTAATGCTAAGGCTAGGTGTATTAGGATGGGTGCCATACAGAAACTGAAGTTACCTTCTGGGATCATactgtgatttaaccctttccttatccttaatgtgctaatgctaatatgctaatgctagTACTAGGTACTGTTTCAGATGGGTGAACTCCATAGACCAAATTTCCCTCTAAAGGTAATAAAGTTaacgtgttttttgtttgtttttaacatttgAATTGACTGTTTATTGAACtggttccatttttttcaggttttaaaCAGAATCGTCTGAATGTTGGAAATCAGATTAATTTGACTTACTTACTAATGAACAGTTTAATTAAATGTATCAACATAGTTTCTTAACTGTTGTGAATGAACCCAGATGTCGTTAGTCATTAGTGTCATTTAACGGTTAAATGTGTGATAATGGACTGAACTTCAGATAATTAGTGGATTTAATAGTTTAAACCCGGTTTTAAATGTGGTTTAACGTCAGCATTTGTGTTGAACTCAGTCCAGTTTCAGATTCTGTTTGATTtgtcactttattattattattattactagtagtagtattattagtattagtagtattattctATGTGGGTTAAATGTGCAGAATCTGTTGGACTGTGGGTTCTAGAATCATCAGAACCAACATGAACATGAGATGAAACCACAGAACGACTTCTATGAAGaattatatgtaaaaaaacaaaaataatcagaGAAACAAAGAAAGGATGAAAGAAGTGACAGGTGGAGGAATGACATCAGTCAAAGGTCGTGTGTGTGGGTCACATGGTTTAAactgttcttctgtggttccaaCACCCAGTAACAGCGCAGGGTttgggtcatgtgactgcagGGCTTTTACCCGTTTtatctttttatctgttttccacttgtttttccttttttcccacctgttctttctttgttttccctctgtttttcatttgttttctgcatGTTGTCCTTCTTTTTCCATCTCTTTTCCCTGATTTTCCACCATTTTCCCATCTTTTCTCTGccagttttctttctgtttttctatttttcatctATCTGTTTTTCCacccatttttctttttctgtatccTTTAAACCTCACTCTATCTTCTGTtttccctgtctctctctctttcctttaATCCCACTTCTCTCTCTTCCTTGTTCATTacctctctcttctcctcttttCCATCTCCTGTTCTTTTTTCTTGGATGTTCTCTTCTGTCGTTTCCCTCcctccttttcctttcttttctctcccttttccttcttttccctcatccttttcctttcttttctctttttcctctctCCATTTTCCTCTCTCCTTCTTTTTCCTCTctccttctttttcctctttctttcctctcATCCTTCTTTTTTCTTATCTCTCTGAACACATTTCAGTTCTGCCTTCACTGAACTCAGCACTGGTCGAATTCAACAAAGAAGAGCGGAGGGTCAGAGGGAGGCGGAGCTTAACACAGACCTGGACGTCTGGACCCAGGGAGTCAAACGGAGACACGGGTGGGTGTCCGTTCCTCCCCCCTGTTCCTCCCCCCTGTTACTGCTGCTTATATTTCTCTCTAACTGTAAATCTACTCTCAGATGTGTGCTGTCGTCCACAGTGTGTGTTTAAATCAGATCCTTCATGTTTTTGTCATGAACGACTCCTGAACCTTTGAAGTTCAATCAGTGGAATTTAATTCAGACAGTTCAAATTAAAGCTTCAATAAGTGACTGGTCCTTCGTCTCCGCCCTCGTCCTCAGCTCATCCATGACTCCGCCTTCAGGAAGCGGACGGCGTCGTTGAATCCTTGTTGACACagagtctgcatgtgtgtgtgggacGGAGGAAACAAGGCCTGGTTCAGACGAATGAGGTTCTCCAACGACAACTGATGAGGACCAAGGAGGACCACCGAGAACATACGGAATAGAAGACATGCAGGTGAACATCTCAAACACACTTGAACTGAGTTTAAAGGTGCAGACTTTGgtgtccagtgtttcctcagatctgtccgtcctcagtcctctcctcGGTCTCATTGGtccgttcgtctgtctgtcattcctcagctgaatctcttcctcatgctgaacgCTTTCTTCgttccacaaacagaaccatgtgTTTACGTTCAGAGTCTGGAGGAACTGGACATCTGAGGAATgtttttgtcacgacgtgcattgtgggaagtagaGGTTCACGCAGCCTccgattcccacaatgcacgtcgcgacaaaaacaTTCCTCAGATGCCTACTGGTCCCAGGTAGGTCCAGGTGGGTCTAGTGGGTCCAGGTGGGTGTAGTGGGTCTACTGGTCCTTGGTCCACCTACCATTATGTCCATGTTGGCCAGTCTGAGGCGGCGTCCGGAGCGTCCCCTGTGGACCGGACACACGTCCTGCGGTCCAGAGAATGGAGACACGGTGATGGTCCGGCCCACAGGGAGGAGGGGCAAGCTGTCGGAGAAGCCCCCGTCCACCCACCTCTGAAACAGAACAAACTGTCACTGCCCACCCCTGTCAGGCTCCACCCACCTCTGAAATACACAGCAACCTGTCAATCTGATTGGACCGCCTCTGTCAGGCTCCACCCACCTCCCCTCGGAACTCCATCGCCTGGAACCCAGCATAGACCGGAACGAAGCTGCTGGCTAGGAGGACCTGCAGGAAGAACCAGATAACCAGGGGTCAATGGGAGTCATCAGGGGTCAACAGGATTCATCAAGGGTCAGTGGAGGTCATCGGGGGTCAACAGTTCTCAATAGGGGTCACCAGGAGTCATCAGGGGTCATCAGTGGTCAACAGGGATCACTGGGTCAGCAGTGTTCAATGGGGGTTAACAAGGGTCAACAGGAGTCAACGGGTCAACAGTGGTCAACGGGGGTTAACGGGTCATCGGGGGTCAACAGTGGTCAAAGGGGGTCAACAAGGGTCATCACAGGTCAACAGGAGTCATCAGGTCAGCAGCAGTCAACAGGGGTCAACAGGAGTCATCAGGTCAACAGTGGTCAAAGGGGGTCAGTAGGGTCAACAGGGGTCATCAGGTCAATAGTGGTCAACAGGGATCAACGGGAGTTAACGGGGTCATCAGGGGTCACCAGGAGTCATCAGTGGTCAACAGGGGTCAACAGTGGTCAACAGTAGTCAACGGGGCTCAACAGGGGTCATCAGGGGTCAACAGGAGTCATCAGGGGTCAATGAGGTGAACAGTGGTCAATGGGGGTCAACAGTGGTCAGTGGGGTCAAAAGGGGTCAACAGTGGTAAACGAAGGTCATCGAGGGTCAACAGGGGTCATCGGGGGTCAAAAGTGGTTAACAGAGATGAACAGTGGTCAACAGGGATTAACGGGGGTCAACATGGGTCAAAAGGGGGTCAACCGGGGTCAACAGTGGTTAATGGGGGTCAACAGGGGTAAACAGGAGTCAACAGTGGTCAACAGGGTCATCAGGGGTCAACAGGGTCACCAGGAGTCATCAGGGGTCAACGTTGGTCAACAGGAATCATCGGTTCAACAGTGGCCAACAGGGGTCAACGGGGGTCATCAGAGGTCAACAGGGGTAATAAGTGGTCAACAGTGGTCAGCAGGGTTAACAGGGTCATCAGGGGTCAACAGGCTCATTGGGTCAACGGGAGTCAACAGGGTCACCAGGAGTCATCAGGGGTCAACGGTGGTCAACAGGAGTCATCGGGTCAACAGTGGTCAATGGGGGCCAACAGGGTCAACAGTGGTCAACGGGGGTCAAAAGGGGTGAACAATGGTCAACAGTGGTCACCGGAGGTCATCAGGGGTCAACAGGGGTCATCGGGGTCAAAAGTGGTTAACAGGGGTGAATAGTGGTCAACAGGGATTAATGAAGGTCAATGGGGGTCAACAGTGGTCCACGGGGGTCACCAGTGGTCAACGGGGGTCAACGGGTATAAACAGGAGTCAACAGTGGTCAACAGGTTTATCAGGGGTCAACAAGGTCACCAGGAGTCATCAGGGGTCAACATTGGTCAACAGGAGTCATCGGGTCAACAGTAGCTAATGGGGGTCAACAGGGGTCATCAGTGGTCAACAGGGTCAACGGGGGTCAACAGGGTCATCAGGGGTCAACGGGGGTCAACAGGAGTCATCGGGTCAACAGGGGTCAACAGGGTCAACTGGGGTTATCATGGGTCAACAGGGTCATCAGGGGTAAACAGGGGTTATCGGGGTCAACAATGGTCAACAGGGTCAACGGGGGTCACCAGGAGTCATCGGGTCAACAACGGTCAACGGGAGTCAACAGGGGTCAACAATAGCAAACAGGAGTCATCAGGGTCAACAGGAGCACCAGTGATCAACAGGGGTCAACAGAGGTCAGCGGGGGTGAACAGGAGTCATTTGGGGTCAACAGGAGTGAATAGTGGTCAACAGGGATCAATGGGAGTCAACAATGGTCAACAGGAGTCATCAGGGGTCAGTGTTGGTCAACAGGAGTCATCAGGTCAACAGTGGCCAACGGGGATCAACAGGGGTCAACTGGGTCATCAGGGGTCAACAGGGGTCATCGGTCATCAGTGGTCAACGGGGTCATCAGGGGTTAAAAGTGGTTAACAGGGGTCAGGAGGGTCACCAGGGTCAACAGGGGTTATCAGGGGTCAACAGTGTCACCAGGAGTCAACAGTGGTCAATGGGGATCAACAGTGGTCAACAGGAGTCATCAGGTCAACAGTGGTCAACGGGGTCAACAGCATGTAGGTGTTTAAAGGGGCCTCTGTGGGCGGGACACCTTCAGactcaggctttgattgacaggtgtgtgttttgttttttttatttgtggttCTAGGGCAGATCCGGACCCAGACCAGGTCCACGTACCCAGACCAGGTCTGCGTACCGGACTCAGACCAGGTCCACGTACCGACACCAGCTCATCTCTGGACCTGAACTGCGACACTATGTGGTTCCGTCCGGTTCTAGAGTGGGTGATGGACACGTGGAGGCGGTCCGTGGCCCGGCGGTGGGCGTCACCTGGAAGGATGTCCTCCAGCCCCTCCCTGAGGAGAACACGCCATTGGTCAGGTAACAAACTCAGGTCATGTGACGGTTGGGTCATGTGACTTTGGGGTCATGTGACACAGGTCTGTCCATTGGCCTTCATCAGAACAGCAGTGAATCATGGGTAAATTTTACCGCAGTGCGAGCATGAAGTCGAATCCTGGTGTGACGGCGCCGAAGCGCTGGCGTCTGACGGTGTCGGCCAATGAGAGGGTGAAGTCTGTACACGCctggaaacacaaacaaataaacaaataaataaatcaccatTGAACTAAAAAAACAACTGTCAAACCAACAAACACAAGCAGACGTTCATTTATCTGAACATTTCATTTTTGGATTAAATCTGGTTTTATTTGAACTTCTGTGATTATTGTGGTCAAAATAAAAACGTGCAGCTTTTAAACATTTAAttcagttaaaactaaataatatCAGATAAATGTTGATTATTACAGTTTCAGTTCAGTGTTTTTAAAGATTGATCAAAGTTCCAAACATGATCCAATTAAATCTGTTTAATATGAAGGAGAAAACTAGCCTGTTAAATCATGTTAATATCATGCTAATATCGTGTTAGTAACATGCTACTGTCTTAATATTGTGTTAATATCGTGTCAGTAACATGGAAATATGGTGTTAATGTTGTGCTAACATTGTGTTAATATTGTGTTAATATCATGTTAATATTGTGCTAATTTCTTGTTAATATTGTGCTTATATTGTGTTAATATCGTGCTAATATTGTGTTAATATCGTGTTAATATTGTGCTAATTTCTTGTTAATATCATGCTAATATTGTGTTAATATTGTGCTAATTTCTTGTTAATCTCGTGTTAATATCGTGCTAATATTGTGTTAATATCGTGCTAATATCGTGTTACTATCGTGCTAATATTGCGCTAATATTGTGTTAATATCGTGCTAATTTCTTGTTAATATCGTGCTAATATTGTGTTAATATCGTGCTAATTTCTTGTTAATATCGTGCTAATATTGTGTTAATATTGTGCTAATTTCTTGTTAATCTCGTGTTAATATCGTGCTAATATTGTGTTAATATCGTGCTAATATCGTGTTACTATCGTGCTAATATTGCGCTAATTTTGTGTTAATATCGTGCTAATTTCTTGTTAATATCGTGCTAATATTGTGTTAATATCGTGCTCATTTCTTGTTAATATCGTGCTACTATTGTGTTAATATCGTGCTCATTTCTTGTTAATATTGTGCTAATATCAAGTTAATATCGTGCTAATTTCTTGTTAATATCGTGCTAATATCAAGTTAATATTGTATTTGTTAAAGGTGCGCCACTGTCAGACCAGTACCTGTAGTTTGTCGGGCGCCGTAACGACCACGGCTGCCACCAACGCTCCGGCTGACGCCCCGGCACACGCCTTCAGGGATGCCGTCAGCCGGCCCCCGTGGCGAAGGACCGCCCCCACGGCGCCCAGCTGGTAAATACCCAGAAACCCACAGGCAGCGAAGGACAGGTTCAGCAGCGTCATCAGGCTGTCGACCAATCAGAAGAGGACGTTTGAACAACTGGAAAATAAGAACACAGAGCAGGGATTGGACGACTGAGGGAGTTTAACtgacaaacagaaagaaaagaaaaaaacacaaacagaaagaagagaaaagacagaaagaaaagaagaaacagaaagaaaagaagaaacaaacgACAAACATCTGACATTATATTAATCTATATAGTattatataaattatattattcTATATGGTGTCATATAAATTATTCTATATGTTGTAAATGTGACATTAAATTATTCTATATATTCCATAAATTTTatatgttgtaaatgtaaattcttCACCGTCTGAATGAAACTGAAGTAAAGTTACAAAAATACCTGTTACATTCAAATCCAATTACCATTCAAATCTGATGTTTGAATGTAGAAAGAATACAAATTagtaattattatattattattattactcattaATTCTCCGTAAttcttactattattactactaaaaGTAATCCCTAATGACTATTAATAATTATTCTTATTTGTAGAAATAGTAATTATTTTTACTCTGATGTTTGAATGtagaaataaagtttatttttttgtttttaattatatgtTTGGTTTAGTTGGAGTATCCGTGATGATTCTGTtcataataaacacattttcagtattttttttttcaatatttaattaacttaattacagataaatatttattattattgtgtcagTTGGACGGTATTCAAGACCTGTTCACGGACATGCTGTTAAAGTTTCAAACACAACGAAACAACAGATTACTTTAGTCTAAATCATAAAACTCTGAGTATTATGTCTGTTACAGTTTTcatattaatgataataattagACTTAATTATTTAaagtttatttcttttctttccatCGGCTTAACTGTATATTTTTTTGCCAAATAATCGTTTTTCCTACCGTCCTGAACGCACCACAGTAACACTCCCGGTCCGACCTTTCACAGCAGAAAAACGCGGTGGTTTTTCGCTCTTTTTTCGTGTTTGAGTGAAAAACTTGAACTGAAACATGTCGAATATTTACGGATAAATGTTAGAGCAGGTCATTAAGGACGATTTTGAAAGAAATACCGGGATTTAGAGCCGGAAAACCACAATACGGGTCCGTCTCCACGGTAGCACGAAGCTACAGACAATCGGAAGTAGAGACCGGAACTTCCGGTTTGCGgggctttcaaaataaaagcaaagtagacgacaaaatgataaataatgcaactttttgacattgtttttctttttaatcttgtttttgttGCATCAAACCCATGACTTTTATGTTGTCCcatatttcacacattttttcgttttttctttttattaataatagaataattatttaattaaatttaattttcatcttttcaccATTTTTGCTGTAGTttcatttacagtgtttttatttaattccttttttttttttttttttttttacctcattttcATTGTTACATGTTTTTTGTTGCATCAGAATATTTCTATCATTTTATCTGGagtcatttatttttgtgtttttcttttttttcatcatttctgtCTTTGACATCAGTTTAACGAACATTTGTGACCCTGTGtcacattttcatcttttatcaCTATTTTGTATCTAttcatacttttatttacttctttgtttgtttatttacttccttgtttgtttatttacttctttgtttgtttgtctttgacGTCATTTTCACTCTTTCGATCCCGTCTGTCACATTCAAAAGTTTCCCCTCGTTTTCATCTTTGCCGTCCTTTTCCTGTCATTAAATCTGTTTCATCTGTCacattatttttccttttttacattttattcatgcagctgtttggtttttttttagtcttttatgTCATGTTTAGACTTATTTGTTGCATTTTTCATACACACTCAAGGGGAATTGAAACCAGGGGGAGGGGCTAAAGGTGAGGGGAAAAAAGCAACAGGCAGGATGTgacagatggggggggggctgcattGTGATGTCACTGTGTGATGATGTCACTGTGTGATGTCACTGACTGTATTAACAGGCTGATTGTAAATGTATTCATTGATCTGCGTTTATTGATCCTcagttgtttttctttgtaaacTCAGTCCAAACTCATGTTACTGATCAT
This genomic window contains:
- the pnpla4 gene encoding patatin-like phospholipase domain-containing protein 4; translation: MTLLNLSFAACGFLGIYQLGAVGAVLRHGGRLTASLKACAGASAGALVAAVVVTAPDKLQACTDFTLSLADTVRRQRFGAVTPGFDFMLALREGLEDILPGDAHRRATDRLHVSITHSRTGRNHIVSQFRSRDELVSVLLASSFVPVYAGFQAMEFRGERWVDGGFSDSLPLLPVGRTITVSPFSGPQDVCPVHRGRSGRRLRLANMDIMLSLENLIRLNQALFPPSHTHMQTLCQQGFNDAVRFLKAESWMS